The following nucleotide sequence is from Negativicutes bacterium.
CTGCGCCGAATCGCTGCGCCGAATCGCTGCGCCGAATCGCTGCGCCGAATCGCTGCGCCGAATCGCTGCGCCGAATCGCTGCGCCGAATCGCTGAATCCCGGTTGAATCTTAAAGAAGCACTTTTGGAAGAATGCAGGCCGCAAACGATCCAATTCGTGCTTCTTTTTTTCTTTGCTGTTTGGTTCTGCCGGTGTCCGGTGCCTGTCAGATCCGAGTATTCACGTATTTGAGGAGGAGAATCCCGTGATTAAAGCGAATCAAAAATAAGATAAAGTCTTTTCAGAATGATAGATCCTACTTTGCGGGATGAGGAGGCAGGGCAATGAAGCTTTTTATTGACACGGCTGATTTTGATGAAATTGAACAGGCGGTAGCCTGCGGTATCATTTGCGGTGTCACGACCAATCCGACTCTGGTTGCCAAAGCGGGGCATCAGGATTTTCATGCTGCCGTTCATACCATCTGTGAAATGGTGGAAGGTCCCGTCAGTGCCGAGGTGATTGCCACCGATTGGCAGGGTATGGTTGCGGAAGCGCAAAGCTTAGCCGCGGTGCATCGGAATGTCGTGATCAAAATTCCCATGACCGAAGACGGACTCAGAGCCACTAAAATTCTGCATGCGATGAATTTGCCTACCAACCTGACCTTGATTTTCAGCGTATCGCAGGCATTGCTGGCCGCCAGAGCCGGCGCCACGTATGTCAGCCCCTTTGTGGGCAGACTGGATGACCTCGGTCAGGATGGTATCCAGCTGGTGCGTGATATTGCGGAGATTTTCCTGCTGCATGGCATTGAGACAAAAATCATCGCCGCCAGTATCCGGGATCCGATGCATGTGATCGGGGCGGCAAAGGCAGGCGCCGATATTGCCACCGTACCCTGGAAGACTTTACAGTTGATGATGAAGCATCCCCTGACCGATACGGGTTTAAAACGGTTTTTAGATGATTGGAATGCCTTACAAAAGCAAGAATAAAATCAGGAGAGGGAGTCGATAAAATGAATATGCATCGGGAATTGACTTTGGAATTTGTCCGTGTCACAGAAGCGGCGGCATTGGCCTGCGGCAGATTATTGGGCAGGGGGGATAAAAACGGAGCGGACGGCCTGGCAGTGGAAGCGATGCGCCGTCTGTTCGATTCGATCAATATTGAAGGTACGGTTGTGATTGG
It contains:
- the fsa gene encoding fructose-6-phosphate aldolase, with amino-acid sequence MKLFIDTADFDEIEQAVACGIICGVTTNPTLVAKAGHQDFHAAVHTICEMVEGPVSAEVIATDWQGMVAEAQSLAAVHRNVVIKIPMTEDGLRATKILHAMNLPTNLTLIFSVSQALLAARAGATYVSPFVGRLDDLGQDGIQLVRDIAEIFLLHGIETKIIAASIRDPMHVIGAAKAGADIATVPWKTLQLMMKHPLTDTGLKRFLDDWNALQKQE